In the genome of Variibacter gotjawalensis, one region contains:
- a CDS encoding DUF2244 domain-containing protein: MDTGNNTGEESGERPIFSAVITPHRSLGRTGFIVLMTVFGAASFVSGVIFARIGAWPIFGFFGLDVVLVFLAFRTNYRRANAYERVVVRYEEIEVVRVDHRGNRQEWRINPLWAQIESESVEEFGMTRLMLVARGSRLNVAIHLGPEEKASFATALTAAVNEAKRGPTRNVFAS; encoded by the coding sequence ATGGATACCGGCAACAATACCGGCGAGGAGAGCGGCGAACGGCCGATCTTTTCTGCCGTGATCACGCCGCATCGTTCGCTCGGCCGCACCGGCTTCATCGTGCTGATGACGGTCTTCGGCGCCGCGAGCTTCGTCTCCGGCGTCATCTTCGCGCGCATAGGCGCGTGGCCGATCTTCGGCTTCTTCGGCCTCGACGTGGTGCTGGTTTTCCTCGCCTTCCGCACCAACTACCGCCGCGCCAACGCCTACGAACGCGTCGTCGTGCGCTACGAAGAGATCGAGGTCGTGCGGGTCGACCATCGTGGCAATCGCCAGGAATGGCGCATCAATCCGCTCTGGGCGCAGATCGAAAGCGAAAGCGTCGAGGAGTTCGGCATGACGCGTCTCATGCTCGTCGCACGCGGCAGCCGACTAAACGTCGCGATCCACCTGGGCCCTGAAGAAAAAGCCAGCTTCGCCACCGCATTGACGGCAGCCGTGAACGAAGCCAAACGCGGCCCAACCCGCAACGTTTTTGCGTCGTGA
- the hisA gene encoding 1-(5-phosphoribosyl)-5-[(5-phosphoribosylamino)methylideneamino]imidazole-4-carboxamide isomerase — protein sequence MILFPAIDLKEGVCVRLKQGDMERATVFNRDPAAQAHAFESQGFKYLHIVDLDGAFAGKPMNADAVDRILETVSVPVQLGGGIRNMTTVERWLEKGVNRVIIGTAAVRDPEFVRIAAREFPGRVAVGLDARDGKVAVEGWAEVSKLTAAGMATRLEDAGVAAIIYTDIDRDGLLKGLNLDATIALANACSIPIIASGGLASLADIRALLEPRSAKLGGAIAGRALYDGGLDPAAALALIAAHGRA from the coding sequence GTGATCCTTTTTCCTGCCATCGATCTTAAAGAGGGCGTCTGTGTTCGCCTCAAGCAAGGCGACATGGAGCGCGCGACGGTCTTCAATCGCGATCCCGCGGCGCAAGCGCATGCTTTCGAGAGCCAGGGCTTCAAGTATCTGCACATCGTCGACCTCGACGGCGCTTTCGCCGGCAAGCCGATGAACGCGGACGCGGTCGATCGCATTCTGGAGACGGTAAGCGTTCCGGTGCAACTCGGCGGCGGCATCCGTAACATGACGACGGTCGAGCGCTGGCTCGAGAAGGGCGTCAACCGTGTCATTATCGGCACCGCGGCGGTACGCGATCCGGAGTTCGTTCGCATCGCGGCGCGGGAATTTCCGGGCCGCGTTGCGGTCGGGCTTGATGCACGTGACGGCAAAGTTGCGGTCGAAGGCTGGGCAGAGGTCTCGAAGCTGACCGCTGCCGGCATGGCGACGCGGCTCGAAGATGCCGGAGTCGCAGCGATCATCTACACGGACATCGATCGCGACGGCTTGCTCAAGGGCCTCAACCTCGATGCAACGATCGCGCTGGCGAATGCATGCTCGATCCCGATCATCGCATCGGGCGGCCTTGCCTCACTTGCCGACATCCGCGCGTTGCTTGAGCCGCGTTCGGCAAAACTGGGCGGCGCGATTGCGGGCCGCGCGCTTTACGACGGCGGTCTCGATCCGGCGGCAGCGCTGGCGCTGATCGCGGCACACGGGCGCGCGTAA
- the nth gene encoding endonuclease III: MVRKATAAKRPAKKPVSKKPPKKVPGKKPARAAVKPVKARANADAAALGGKLKPWTTAEVTEAFRRFQKVSPEPKGELEHVNAFTLLCAVVMSAQATDAGVNRATRPLFATVDTPEKMVALGEDRLREAIKTIGLFRMKAKNVIGLSERLIAEYGGEVPASREALEALPGVGRKTANVVLNMAYGMPTMAVDTHVFRVGNRTGLAPGKNPLEVELGLEKAIPAEFMLHAHHWLILHGRYVCKAQRPLCETCIINDLCRWPGKTVLDGNMAVNR, encoded by the coding sequence ATGGTTCGAAAAGCGACAGCCGCGAAACGCCCGGCAAAGAAGCCGGTGAGCAAGAAACCGCCGAAGAAAGTTCCCGGCAAGAAGCCCGCGCGCGCTGCGGTCAAGCCCGTCAAAGCACGCGCCAATGCGGATGCGGCGGCGCTCGGCGGTAAGCTCAAGCCGTGGACGACGGCGGAAGTGACCGAAGCTTTTCGCCGCTTTCAAAAGGTCTCGCCCGAGCCGAAAGGTGAACTCGAACACGTCAATGCCTTCACGCTGCTGTGCGCCGTCGTGATGTCGGCGCAGGCGACGGATGCGGGCGTCAATCGCGCGACGCGGCCGCTATTCGCCACAGTCGATACGCCGGAGAAAATGGTCGCACTCGGTGAAGATCGCCTGCGCGAGGCGATCAAAACGATCGGGCTCTTCCGCATGAAGGCGAAGAATGTCATCGGTTTGTCCGAGCGTCTGATCGCCGAATATGGTGGCGAAGTTCCGGCTTCACGCGAAGCATTGGAAGCGCTGCCGGGCGTTGGCCGCAAGACCGCGAATGTCGTGCTCAACATGGCCTACGGGATGCCGACCATGGCGGTCGACACGCATGTGTTTCGTGTCGGCAACCGGACCGGCCTCGCGCCGGGCAAGAACCCGCTCGAGGTCGAGCTCGGGCTCGAAAAAGCGATCCCGGCCGAGTTCATGCTGCACGCTCACCACTGGCTGATCCTGCATGGGCGTTACGTCTGCAAAGCGCAGCGGCCGCTGTGCGAGACCTGCATCATCAACGATCTCTGCCGTTGGCCCGGAAAAACCGTGCTCGACGGGAATATGGCCGTTAACCGGTAA
- the hisF gene encoding imidazole glycerol phosphate synthase subunit HisF, with translation MFKVRVIPCLDVKDGRVVKGVNFVDLRDAGDPVEAAIAYDAAGADELTFLDITASHENRGTILDVVRRTAEACFMPVTVGGGVRVVDDIRNLLNSGADKVSINTAAVNRRAFVGEAAEKFGSQCIVVAIDAKKVSAPGEADRWEIFTHGGRNRTGIDAIEYAREVVDLGAGEILLTSMDRDGTKSGFDIALTRSIADAVPVPVIASGGVGNLDHLVDGIRDGHATAVLAASIFHFGEYTVRAAKEHMAKAGLPMRLDP, from the coding sequence ATGTTCAAGGTTCGCGTCATACCGTGTCTCGACGTTAAGGATGGTCGCGTCGTCAAAGGCGTCAACTTCGTCGACCTGCGCGATGCGGGCGATCCGGTCGAGGCCGCGATCGCGTATGACGCCGCGGGCGCGGACGAGCTGACATTTCTCGACATCACGGCGAGCCACGAAAATCGCGGCACGATCCTCGACGTCGTGCGGCGCACCGCCGAAGCGTGCTTCATGCCGGTGACGGTGGGCGGCGGCGTGCGCGTCGTCGACGACATCCGCAATTTGCTCAACTCCGGCGCCGACAAAGTGTCGATCAACACAGCTGCGGTGAACCGCCGTGCCTTCGTCGGCGAAGCGGCCGAGAAGTTCGGCTCGCAATGCATCGTGGTTGCGATCGATGCGAAGAAGGTCTCGGCACCCGGCGAGGCGGATCGCTGGGAGATCTTCACGCACGGTGGCCGCAACCGGACCGGCATCGACGCGATCGAATATGCGCGCGAGGTTGTCGATCTCGGCGCCGGCGAAATCCTGCTGACCTCGATGGATCGCGACGGCACGAAAAGCGGCTTCGACATCGCGCTGACGCGTTCGATCGCGGATGCGGTGCCGGTGCCGGTCATCGCCTCGGGCGGTGTCGGCAATCTCGACCATCTCGTGGATGGTATCCGGGACGGGCACGCTACGGCCGTGCTGGCGGCTTCGATCTTCCACTTCGGCGAATACACGGTGCGGGCCGCAAAAGAGCATATGGCGAAGGCCGGTTTGCCGATGCGGCTTGACCCTTAA
- a CDS encoding 2,3-bisphosphoglycerate-dependent phosphoglycerate mutase: MTERLLVLVRHGQSEWNLKNLFTGWRDVELTEKGVEEAKAAGAKLKAQGLTFDVAYTSALKRAQNTLDLVLGEMGLKDIPITRDLALNERNYGDLNGLNKDDARKKWGDEQVLQWRRSYDIPPPGGESLKDTIARALPYYVQHIQPGVLSGKRTIIAAHGNSLRALVMVLEQLNPEQILKRELATGVPIIYRLNADSTVASKVDLAA, from the coding sequence ATGACCGAACGACTTCTCGTGCTCGTGCGCCACGGGCAGAGCGAATGGAACCTCAAGAACCTTTTCACCGGTTGGCGCGATGTCGAATTGACCGAGAAGGGCGTTGAGGAAGCGAAGGCCGCCGGCGCGAAGCTGAAGGCGCAGGGGTTGACCTTCGACGTCGCCTATACGTCGGCGCTCAAGCGCGCGCAGAACACGCTCGATCTCGTGCTCGGCGAGATGGGTTTGAAAGATATTCCGATCACGCGCGACCTTGCGCTGAACGAGCGCAACTACGGCGATCTCAACGGCCTCAACAAAGACGACGCGCGCAAGAAGTGGGGCGACGAGCAGGTGCTGCAGTGGCGCCGCTCGTACGATATCCCGCCGCCGGGCGGCGAGAGCCTGAAGGATACGATCGCGCGCGCGCTGCCGTACTACGTGCAGCACATTCAGCCGGGCGTGCTGTCGGGCAAGCGCACGATCATCGCGGCGCACGGAAACTCGCTGCGCGCGCTCGTGATGGTGCTCGAGCAGCTTAATCCGGAGCAGATCCTCAAGCGCGAGCTCGCGACGGGCGTGCCGATCATCTATCGACTCAATGCGGATTCGACGGTGGCATCGAAAGTCGATCTTGCTGCGTAA
- a CDS encoding phosphoribosyl-ATP diphosphatase codes for MSSDFTLRDLAARVKERAAASADVSYTRKLLDKGIGHCAKKMGEEAVETVIAAVSESDERVASEAADMLYHLLVVLEARGIPFSEVETALARRTGMSGLEEKAGRVRA; via the coding sequence GTGAGTTCAGATTTCACATTGCGGGACCTTGCGGCGCGGGTGAAGGAACGCGCGGCCGCTAGCGCGGACGTTTCCTATACGCGCAAGCTTCTCGACAAAGGCATCGGCCACTGCGCCAAGAAGATGGGCGAAGAGGCCGTGGAGACCGTGATCGCTGCTGTCTCGGAGAGCGACGAGCGCGTCGCGTCCGAAGCCGCCGACATGCTCTATCATTTGCTGGTCGTGCTCGAAGCACGCGGCATTCCGTTTTCCGAAGTCGAGACTGCACTGGCACGCCGCACCGGCATGTCGGGACTCGAGGAGAAGGCTGGGCGCGTTCGCGCTTAA
- the hisH gene encoding imidazole glycerol phosphate synthase subunit HisH, with translation MSVAIVDYGSGNLHSAAKAVERAARESHYAGAVNVTSDPDVVAKSDRIILPGVGAFADCRRGLDAVSGMTDALNDNVRKRGKPFLGICVGMQLMAEHGLEHHVTEGLGWIKGEVRKIEPDDATLKIPHMGWNTLDALKPHALLKDISVGTDGLHAYFVHSYHLKPTERLDVIAEADYGGAVTAIVGRDNIAGTQFHPEKSQKLGLALIANFLKWAP, from the coding sequence ATGAGTGTCGCGATCGTCGACTACGGGTCCGGCAATCTGCACTCGGCCGCGAAGGCAGTAGAGCGCGCCGCGCGTGAATCGCACTACGCCGGCGCCGTAAACGTCACCAGCGATCCGGATGTCGTTGCCAAATCGGACCGCATCATTCTTCCGGGCGTCGGCGCTTTCGCGGACTGCCGCCGCGGGCTCGATGCGGTGTCCGGTATGACGGATGCGCTGAACGACAACGTGCGCAAGCGCGGCAAGCCGTTCCTCGGCATCTGCGTCGGCATGCAGTTGATGGCTGAGCACGGTCTCGAACATCACGTGACCGAAGGTCTCGGCTGGATCAAAGGCGAAGTGCGCAAAATCGAGCCGGACGACGCCACGCTAAAGATTCCGCACATGGGCTGGAACACGCTCGATGCGCTCAAACCGCACGCGCTGCTGAAGGATATCAGTGTCGGCACCGATGGGCTGCACGCTTATTTCGTGCACTCCTATCACCTGAAGCCGACTGAACGCTTGGATGTGATCGCCGAGGCCGATTACGGCGGCGCCGTCACCGCCATCGTCGGCCGCGACAACATCGCGGGCACGCAATTTCACCCCGAGAAGAGCCAGAAACTCGGACTGGCCCTGATCGCCAACTTTCTCAAGTGGGCACCGTGA
- a CDS encoding L,D-transpeptidase gives MFKRILAAAAVLAALSGSASASVLVSINKSTQRMTVSVDGTPRHSWAVSTGRAGFGTPNGQFRPQRLERSWFSRKYYNAPMPHAIFFHGGYAIHGTTELRRLGGPASHGCVRLHPGNAAALFALVRQRGMGNTRIVVTGANPRGGAVAARSAPRRAVMRAGAPDFEERGLYRPQRQPSGWFMDDDDDN, from the coding sequence ATGTTCAAGCGTATTTTGGCGGCGGCTGCCGTGTTGGCCGCGCTGAGCGGCTCGGCTTCGGCCAGTGTTCTCGTCTCGATCAACAAATCGACGCAGCGAATGACCGTCTCGGTCGACGGCACGCCGCGGCATTCCTGGGCCGTCTCGACCGGCCGCGCCGGCTTCGGCACGCCAAACGGGCAGTTCCGGCCGCAGCGCCTGGAACGCTCATGGTTCTCGCGCAAATACTACAATGCGCCGATGCCGCATGCGATTTTCTTCCACGGCGGCTACGCGATTCACGGCACGACGGAATTGCGCCGCCTCGGCGGCCCGGCCTCGCACGGTTGCGTCCGGTTGCATCCGGGCAATGCCGCAGCCTTGTTCGCGCTCGTCCGCCAGCGCGGCATGGGCAACACCCGGATCGTCGTGACGGGTGCCAATCCGCGCGGTGGCGCCGTTGCGGCACGCTCGGCGCCGCGCCGCGCCGTTATGCGGGCCGGCGCGCCGGATTTCGAAGAGCGCGGGCTTTATCGGCCGCAGCGCCAGCCGTCCGGCTGGTTCATGGACGATGACGACGACAATTAG
- a CDS encoding methylated-DNA--[protein]-cysteine S-methyltransferase: MLSPDRIPDTLPLIAQGEDYEVVRKAIAYISQNWREQPEIETIASAISVPVTDLHHLFRRWSGLTPKAFLQAITLDNARKLLRDSASVLDASYEVGLSGPGRLHDLFVTHESMSPGEWKTGGEGLVVTYGFHPSPFGIALVMTTPRGLCGLAFADPGEEREALDDMRGRWPAATYIENYVDTAPVAERIFNSACWRPDQPLRVVLIGTDFEVRVWDTLLSIPLGRATTYSDIANHIGKPKAPRAVGAAVGKNPISFVVPCHRVLGKSGDITGYHWGMTRKRAMLGWEAGKAAVN, translated from the coding sequence ATGCTATCTCCCGACCGCATCCCCGACACGCTGCCGCTGATCGCCCAAGGCGAAGACTATGAGGTCGTCCGCAAGGCGATCGCCTACATCTCGCAGAACTGGCGCGAGCAGCCCGAAATCGAAACCATTGCGAGCGCGATCAGCGTGCCAGTCACCGACCTGCACCACCTGTTCCGCCGCTGGTCCGGCCTCACGCCGAAAGCCTTCCTGCAGGCGATCACTCTCGACAACGCGCGCAAGCTGCTGCGCGATTCCGCCAGCGTGCTCGACGCAAGCTACGAAGTCGGCTTGTCCGGCCCAGGCCGCCTGCACGACTTGTTCGTCACCCACGAGTCGATGTCTCCCGGCGAATGGAAAACCGGCGGCGAAGGCCTCGTCGTGACTTACGGCTTTCACCCCTCGCCGTTCGGCATCGCGCTCGTGATGACGACACCGCGTGGCCTCTGCGGCCTTGCCTTCGCGGACCCCGGCGAAGAACGCGAAGCGCTCGACGATATGCGCGGGCGCTGGCCGGCTGCGACTTATATCGAGAACTATGTGGACACTGCGCCGGTCGCCGAGCGCATCTTCAACTCGGCCTGCTGGCGTCCGGATCAACCGCTCCGCGTCGTGCTCATCGGGACCGACTTCGAGGTTCGCGTATGGGACACGCTGTTGTCGATCCCACTCGGCCGCGCGACGACGTATTCGGACATCGCCAACCACATCGGCAAACCGAAGGCGCCGCGCGCCGTCGGCGCCGCGGTCGGCAAGAATCCGATCTCGTTCGTCGTCCCGTGCCATCGCGTGCTCGGCAAGAGCGGCGACATCACGGGCTATCACTGGGGTATGACGCGCAAGCGCGCGATGCTCGGCTGGGAAGCCGGCAAGGCGGCCGTGAACTAG
- a CDS encoding DUF2628 domain-containing protein encodes MAIYTVHEPPLSKPEAKRGPETFVFVRDGFYWWAFWLTPVWLLYRRLWLAFVVYIAASVALGFALQWLQVGGFARSLAFIALASLVAMEGGTLIRRKLKWWGWTEAGLSARRNQEFAEQRFFDQWTQELSPAVAAPTPAYAANMSARWSRPQDHGVVGLFPDPGALR; translated from the coding sequence ATGGCGATTTACACGGTCCATGAGCCGCCACTGAGCAAGCCCGAAGCGAAGCGCGGGCCCGAGACATTCGTGTTCGTGCGCGACGGCTTCTACTGGTGGGCCTTCTGGCTGACGCCGGTGTGGCTGCTCTATCGCCGGCTGTGGCTCGCGTTCGTCGTCTACATCGCGGCGAGCGTGGCATTGGGATTTGCGTTGCAGTGGCTACAGGTTGGTGGTTTCGCGCGTTCGCTTGCTTTCATCGCGTTGGCGTCGCTGGTTGCGATGGAGGGCGGCACGCTGATCCGCCGCAAGCTCAAGTGGTGGGGCTGGACCGAGGCGGGACTTTCGGCCAGGCGCAATCAGGAATTCGCCGAGCAGCGCTTCTTCGATCAGTGGACGCAGGAATTGTCGCCGGCTGTCGCGGCGCCGACACCCGCTTACGCCGCGAATATGTCGGCGCGCTGGTCGCGGCCGCAGGATCACGGCGTCGTCGGACTGTTCCCGGATCCGGGAGCGCTGCGATGA
- a CDS encoding DUF1330 domain-containing protein, whose amino-acid sequence MAKGYWIGRVDVKNEDGYKPYAAANAAIFKKWGARFVVRGGKYDNPEGAARGRNVVIEFPDVATARACYDSPEYQENILRRAPHSTADIIIIEGYDGPQPAES is encoded by the coding sequence ATGGCCAAAGGTTATTGGATCGGACGCGTCGATGTGAAGAACGAGGACGGCTACAAGCCCTACGCGGCCGCGAATGCGGCGATCTTCAAGAAATGGGGCGCACGCTTCGTCGTGCGCGGCGGAAAATACGATAATCCTGAAGGCGCTGCGCGCGGCCGCAATGTCGTGATCGAATTTCCGGACGTCGCCACGGCGCGCGCCTGCTACGACTCGCCGGAATATCAGGAGAACATTCTGCGCCGCGCGCCGCATTCGACGGCCGACATCATCATCATCGAGGGTTATGACGGCCCGCAGCCGGCGGAATCGTAA
- the dapB gene encoding 4-hydroxy-tetrahydrodipicolinate reductase — MSDLRVVIAGAGGRMGRTLIRAVSEASGFTVVGALDVSNSPNIGQDSGMLAGLPANNIKITSDAEAALKAAHCLIDFTIPAATVAYAAVTAKTRCVHVIGTTGLGAIDEKQIADAATETVIVKSGNMSLGVNLLAALTKKVAAALDADFDIEVLEMHHNQKIDAPSGTALLLGRAAAEGRGIDLDAHSQRVRDGHTGARKRGDIGFATLRGGNVVGDHTVMFVSGSERIELSHKASDRMLFAAGALKAAVWGRKQKPGLYSMMDVLGLSD; from the coding sequence ATGTCGGATTTGAGAGTGGTGATCGCAGGGGCGGGCGGGCGCATGGGCCGCACGCTGATTCGCGCCGTATCGGAAGCCAGCGGGTTCACGGTGGTCGGCGCGCTCGATGTGTCGAACTCACCGAATATCGGCCAAGACTCCGGCATGCTGGCCGGCCTGCCGGCGAACAACATCAAAATCACCAGCGATGCCGAGGCGGCGCTAAAAGCCGCGCACTGCCTGATCGATTTCACGATCCCGGCTGCGACGGTCGCGTATGCGGCCGTGACCGCCAAGACGCGCTGTGTCCACGTCATCGGGACGACCGGTCTCGGCGCGATCGACGAGAAGCAGATCGCGGATGCGGCGACCGAAACCGTGATCGTGAAATCGGGCAATATGAGCCTTGGCGTCAATCTGCTTGCGGCGCTGACGAAGAAGGTTGCGGCGGCACTCGATGCGGACTTCGACATCGAAGTGCTGGAGATGCATCACAATCAGAAGATCGATGCGCCGTCCGGAACGGCGTTGCTGCTCGGTCGTGCCGCAGCGGAAGGCCGCGGCATTGATCTCGATGCACATTCGCAGCGCGTGCGCGATGGGCATACGGGCGCGCGCAAGCGCGGCGACATCGGCTTCGCGACATTGCGCGGCGGCAACGTCGTCGGCGATCACACTGTGATGTTCGTCTCAGGGTCGGAGCGCATCGAGCTGTCGCACAAGGCGAGCGATCGCATGCTGTTTGCGGCTGGCGCATTGAAGGCCGCTGTTTGGGGCCGTAAGCAGAAGCCCGGATTGTATTCGATGATGGATGTGCTCGGTTTGAGCGATTGA
- the hisB gene encoding imidazoleglycerol-phosphate dehydratase HisB encodes MAKASARKASLKRKTKETDIEVAVDLDGSGVAKIATGIGFLDHMLDLLARHARIDLTVKAKGDLHIDDHHTAEDVGITLGQAVKQALGDMRGITRYASLHLPMDETLTRVAIDISGRPFLVFRTTFARDKIGTFDTELVREWFQAFAMNAGITLHVETLYGANDHHIAESCFKGLARALRTAIAIDPRAAGEVPSTKGSLGN; translated from the coding sequence GTGGCCAAAGCATCGGCACGCAAAGCTTCTTTGAAGCGGAAGACGAAAGAGACCGACATCGAGGTCGCAGTCGACCTCGATGGCAGCGGCGTTGCGAAAATCGCGACCGGCATCGGCTTTCTCGACCATATGCTTGACCTTTTGGCGCGGCACGCCCGCATCGACCTCACCGTGAAGGCGAAGGGTGATCTGCATATCGACGACCACCACACCGCCGAAGATGTCGGCATCACGCTCGGCCAGGCCGTGAAGCAGGCGCTCGGCGACATGCGCGGCATCACGCGCTACGCGAGCCTGCATCTCCCGATGGACGAGACGTTGACGCGCGTCGCGATCGACATTTCGGGCCGTCCGTTCTTGGTGTTCCGCACGACCTTCGCGCGCGACAAGATCGGCACGTTCGATACCGAACTGGTGCGCGAGTGGTTTCAGGCTTTCGCGATGAATGCCGGCATCACGCTGCATGTCGAGACGCTTTACGGCGCGAATGATCACCATATCGCCGAGTCGTGCTTCAAAGGGCTGGCGCGTGCGCTGCGCACCGCTATCGCAATCGATCCCCGAGCAGCCGGCGAAGTGCCCTCGACGAAGGGGTCGCTCGGCAACTAA